The genomic segment CATTATAATGTATATTATTATTGTGTGACATAAAAAAACCTCCTCTTTTTTTTAAATTTCATACTCTTATTTTAGGCTTTTTACCTTGTTGTAATACTATGAAATTCTTGGGATTTATATGAACTTGATAATGAAATAATGGTTATTGCTAAAAAAATTATAACCTAAAAAAACCCGTAGAAATCAATCTACGGGTTATCCTCTATTTTTTTCTTTGCTTTTTTTTTGTAGCTTTTACCTGCTTTTTTTTATTTTTATTTTTATTCATCTTGTTAATTCCTAGCATATATTGCGACTTAGACTCAATACTCTCTCTAGGAAAACATCTCCAACACCCTAACTCTTCTATAGTATCCTTAAGAAATGAATACCCTTCCTCTTTTAACTTTGGAAATTTTTCTTTATCATGGATTTTAATAGCCCCATCCACTTCTTCTAAAGAAATGCACTCCTCATCTATTAGTCCATCTTTATAAGCCTTTTTTATGTGTTCATATAATTCACTAGGACCCGCTTCACAAGAATCATATATAAGTTCATTCCAAACTTGTGAAAATTCCCGTTCAAGTTTCTCTTCAAATAAACTTTTGTAATATTCAATAACTTCACTTTGTGATATAACTCCTTCGCCCAGAAGTACAATAAAGGATTTAATCGCAGCACTTCTAACATATTCATTAACACTGCTATCTTCTACTAATCTTTTTATTGGATCCATATCGCTTCCACAAACTGATGCTAAAATTTTGTGTAAATCCTCTGTAAGAAAATCACCAAAAATATCGTCTGAAATTTCATTTGGTAAACTAATTAAATCTATAATCGGCTCAATACTTTGCTTTTCTTTAAACTGTGCTAACAAGAAAATGGCATATATATGCGCAAAATAATTAGGTTTTTCTAAAATCTCTCCATAATTTTCTTTGGCATTTTTTAATACCTCAAG from the Clostridium sp. CM027 genome contains:
- a CDS encoding DUF1186 domain-containing protein — translated: MNELLKEIEYNNGKFPEAQLKEIINRKEEFIPELLEVLKNAKENYGEILEKPNYFAHIYAIFLLAQFKEKQSIEPIIDLISLPNEISDDIFGDFLTEDLHKILASVCGSDMDPIKRLVEDSSVNEYVRSAAIKSFIVLLGEGVISQSEVIEYYKSLFEEKLEREFSQVWNELIYDSCEAGPSELYEHIKKAYKDGLIDEECISLEEVDGAIKIHDKEKFPKLKEEGYSFLKDTIEELGCWRCFPRESIESKSQYMLGINKMNKNKNKKKQVKATKKKQRKK